The nucleotide sequence TGCTAACAGACCCAAGGCACATCGAGAGGGATTTCAAGGGGGGCGTTGACCTAATCATCGATGGAGGCATTATAATCAGCGAACCGTCAACTGTAATAAGGTTAGTGGATAATAAAGTAGAAATATTAAGAGAGGGCAAGGGCCCTATCAAACACCTTCTTCAGCAGTAGATTGCTGTTCATCCAGGGCTTCTTCAATTGACTCTTCAAGCCCTTCGCCCAGTTCGTCACCAAGCTCACCGCTTACCCTTCTCACGATCTGCTCAATGCTCCGCGGGTCATTTTCATCAAGGTCCGAAAATTTGGAAGGATCGAGTAGTCCCCCCATCCTCTTTTCCTCACTCCTTGGGACGGAAACACGGGAAACAATTCTTTTCACACACTTACTGCCACAACACTTGCAGTATGGCTCAATCTCCTCGGTCGTTCTTAAAAGCAAAAAGGAGGAAAGCCTCTTACAGTCCTCACAGTAGTATTCGTAAATAGGCATCACTAAATTATACCGCTCAACAATTATTGTTTCAAGAACGTCATGAGCACCGGTGGCTTAAAAATGCTCAGACTTCAGCATATTATGCCCGGCGCTTTTTAATTTACAAAGCAAGATGGTTGGGATATAAATAAATTCATGATGGAAAACATAATAAAGAGCTATTCAGACCTCAGTTTCCATAGGAAAATCGGGGAGCTCATAAAAAAACATTCTGAGAATGCAAGCGATATTCGCGAGGCAGTAAAAAGTGTAATAGATTGGGGTAACGTGCACAGCATCCTTGACCTTGGATGTGGTTACGGCTGGTTTGAAGAAACATTAGATGGGGAATTTGATCTTATGATTGGGATTGATTATCTCGATGCAAACGAAGCCGAGTTTTTAAAGATAGCAGGCAGTATTGCCAAAAAGGCAATTTTTAAAAAGATGCGCCTTCCATCGCCCATAGGGGCACAACCAGATTCTTTTGACCTTGTTGTGTCAGCATACTCATTGTATTTTTTTCCAGAGACCATACCGGAGGTGAAAAGGGTGCTTCACCCTAAGGGAACTTTTTTGATTATTACCCATAGCGAATCGATGCTCGAAGAGGGGGAGAGGTTTTTTCACTTTAAGAATCTGAGAAAGGTGATTGAAAATTTCTCTGCAGAGAATGGGGAGGAAATTCTTAAGGCATACTTTAAAAATATTACAGCTATTGATTATTTAAATACCCTTGTATTCACAAAAGATGACAGCGAAGCTCTCGTTAAGTATATAGAATTTAAAAGGGAGTTTATTTCTAAAGACGCGGATCCCAGGCTTGTGAGCGAGAAAATGCTCCTTGAGTTACGAGCAAAAGGGGTCTTGAGGTTTAATAAAAACGACAGAATATTTGTGGTGAGAAAGTGAAGACCAGGCTATTCTGTAATTTCTGTGGGAATGCCCTTGAAACGGATGTGCTTGAGGGCAAGGAAAGACAGGTATGCAAGGGTTGTCTGGAAGTATATTACAAAAACCCCCTACCCGTTGCCTCTGTGATTCTCCCAAATCGGCATAGAGAGGTTCTGCTTGTGAAAAGGGCACGGGAACCCTTTAAAAACATGTGGTGTTTCCCTACCGGATTTGCCGAGACAGGTGAAAGCATTGAAGATGCCGCCCTTAGAGAACTAAAAGAGGAAACGGGTGTTAATGGAAAAATTATACAGCTTGTGGATGTGGGTTCTCAT is from Pseudomonadota bacterium and encodes:
- a CDS encoding zinc ribbon domain-containing protein, which gives rise to MPIYEYYCEDCKRLSSFLLLRTTEEIEPYCKCCGSKCVKRIVSRVSVPRSEEKRMGGLLDPSKFSDLDENDPRSIEQIVRRVSGELGDELGEGLEESIEEALDEQQSTAEEGV
- a CDS encoding class I SAM-dependent methyltransferase; translation: MMENIIKSYSDLSFHRKIGELIKKHSENASDIREAVKSVIDWGNVHSILDLGCGYGWFEETLDGEFDLMIGIDYLDANEAEFLKIAGSIAKKAIFKKMRLPSPIGAQPDSFDLVVSAYSLYFFPETIPEVKRVLHPKGTFLIITHSESMLEEGERFFHFKNLRKVIENFSAENGEEILKAYFKNITAIDYLNTLVFTKDDSEALVKYIEFKREFISKDADPRLVSEKMLLELRAKGVLRFNKNDRIFVVRK